From Streptomyces chrestomyceticus JCM 4735, one genomic window encodes:
- a CDS encoding serine/threonine-protein kinase has product MTEAAVDDGRLVAGRYRLVEEIGRGGMGTVWRAHDELLGRQVAVKRLHVSPELDADELARRNERTRREAQAAARINHPNVVSVHDVVDDDGLPCIVMEYVPSVTLGDVIKEAMLSNSAVPPGEAARIGRGMITALRAAHSAGVLHRDVKPGNVLLGEDGRVVLTDFGIAVATGTSTLTKTGELVGSIDYLAPERVRGHTPGPAADLWALGATLYQAIEGRPPFRKLTAVETAYSIAVDPLDPPRNAGPLTALIEALLAKEPADRPSAEAVEQALRTPAAYTDTAWTGMSGTPGASGISGTSGSNPGVARAAGEWDTAGGSGTAATGGMSAPVQDPRTGTGPSAPNPPPSPQPAPNNPYATPVQGPPPAAYHPAPSAADGTAPTGSMATTGGAAAAFPVEGPTSPVHRTTTDPAAPGPGSGTKRKRGRTLLLSAVAVVAALTVAGGTLYALGFGPGGGGDAQASDGGKAQPEAPSPAPSKPSAKPTPRPLPDGYHWVKDPAADVTVPVPDGWTRQRQANGNGSTYLNPNQLVGLRIEVLDFASVNPLQHWKDNERNALNEGKFPGYQQLRMQDTVFRGRPAALWEWRWSGSKRDFRAVDLGFGRPGEKEYAVYLSAPDAEWGRYKKVFDNVLAGLQLPEDAKQ; this is encoded by the coding sequence GTGACGGAGGCGGCGGTGGACGACGGGCGACTGGTCGCCGGGCGGTACCGCCTGGTGGAGGAGATAGGCCGGGGCGGTATGGGCACCGTCTGGCGGGCCCACGACGAACTGCTCGGCCGGCAGGTGGCGGTCAAGCGGCTGCACGTCTCCCCGGAACTGGACGCCGACGAGCTGGCCCGCCGCAACGAGCGCACCCGTCGCGAGGCGCAGGCCGCCGCCCGGATCAACCACCCCAACGTGGTCAGCGTCCACGACGTCGTCGACGACGACGGCCTGCCCTGCATCGTCATGGAGTACGTGCCGTCGGTGACGCTCGGCGACGTCATCAAGGAGGCCATGCTCTCGAACAGCGCGGTGCCGCCGGGCGAGGCGGCCCGGATCGGCCGTGGCATGATCACCGCGCTGCGGGCCGCGCACTCCGCCGGTGTCCTGCACCGTGACGTGAAGCCCGGCAACGTCCTGCTCGGTGAGGACGGCCGGGTCGTCCTCACGGACTTCGGCATCGCGGTCGCCACCGGGACGTCCACCCTCACCAAGACCGGCGAACTGGTCGGTTCGATCGACTACCTTGCTCCCGAGCGGGTCCGGGGCCATACGCCCGGCCCGGCCGCCGACCTGTGGGCACTGGGCGCCACGCTCTACCAGGCGATCGAGGGGCGGCCCCCGTTCCGCAAGCTCACCGCGGTCGAGACGGCGTACTCGATCGCCGTGGACCCGCTGGACCCGCCGCGCAACGCCGGTCCGCTGACCGCGCTGATCGAGGCGCTGCTGGCGAAGGAGCCCGCGGACCGCCCGTCGGCCGAGGCCGTGGAACAGGCGCTGCGCACACCGGCCGCGTACACGGACACCGCGTGGACAGGCATGTCGGGCACCCCCGGCGCCTCTGGCATATCGGGTACGTCGGGCAGCAACCCGGGCGTGGCGCGCGCGGCGGGCGAATGGGACACCGCCGGGGGCAGCGGCACCGCGGCGACGGGCGGCATGTCGGCACCGGTCCAGGACCCCCGTACGGGGACGGGCCCCTCGGCCCCGAACCCGCCCCCGAGCCCGCAGCCGGCCCCGAACAATCCGTACGCGACCCCGGTCCAGGGCCCGCCCCCCGCCGCGTACCACCCGGCGCCTTCTGCCGCGGACGGTACGGCCCCCACCGGCAGCATGGCCACCACGGGCGGCGCGGCCGCCGCGTTCCCTGTAGAGGGGCCGACCTCCCCGGTCCACCGCACGACGACCGACCCGGCCGCCCCGGGGCCCGGCTCCGGCACGAAACGCAAGCGCGGCCGCACGCTGCTGCTGAGCGCCGTCGCCGTGGTCGCCGCGCTGACGGTCGCGGGCGGCACCCTGTACGCCCTCGGGTTCGGACCGGGCGGCGGTGGGGACGCGCAGGCGTCCGACGGCGGCAAGGCGCAGCCCGAGGCGCCGTCGCCCGCCCCTTCCAAGCCCAGCGCGAAGCCCACCCCGAGGCCCCTGCCCGACGGGTACCACTGGGTCAAGGACCCGGCGGCCGACGTCACCGTCCCGGTGCCCGACGGCTGGACCCGCCAGCGGCAGGCGAACGGCAACGGCTCCACCTACCTCAACCCGAACCAGTTGGTCGGGCTGCGCATCGAGGTCCTCGACTTCGCGAGCGTCAACCCGCTCCAGCACTGGAAGGACAACGAGCGCAACGCCCTCAACGAGGGCAAGTTCCCCGGATACCAGCAGTTGCGGATGCAGGACACGGTCTTCCGGGGGCGCCCCGCCGCGCTGTGGGAGTGGCGCTGGTCGGGCAGCAAGCGTGACTTCCGCGCCGTCGACCTGGGGTTCGGCCGGCCCGGCGAGAAGGAGTACGCGGTCTACCTCTCCGCGCCGGACGCCGAGTGGGGCCGGTACAAGAAGGTCTTCGACAACGTCCTGGCCGGGTTGCAGCTTCCCGAGGACGCCAAGCAGTAG